GTTTTGGAGGTCACGCTGCCGATGGTCCACGAACCCTGGATGGCCATTGCCGTCTCGCCCTGGGCGAAGTGGTCGAGCACGTCTGTCTCCTTCCAGGTGGCCGCGCCCGCGGTGGAGAAGCCGTGCGCCAGCGCCAGGTCGGTGTAGAACCGCAGCCCCTCGCGGGACTCGGTGGAGTCAAGCCGGCTCGTCCAGGTTCCGTCCGCCGCCTGCGTCGCGACCTCGCCTCCCGCGCCCCACACCCACGGGTAGGCGGAGAACTCCGCGTCCCCGGGCACCGGGAACGCGATCAGCCCGGGATGCGCCGCCGTGATCGCCGCGGCTGCGGTCACCAGCTCATCCCAGCTGGTCGGAGCCGAGAGGCCGAGCCCTTCCAGAATATCGGTGCGGTACATCAAGGCGCGGATCGCCGTGTAGAACGGCATCCCATACAGCTCGCCGTCGAGTTCGCCAGACTCGCGGAGCCCGGCGACCATGTCTTTCTCCATCCCGGCCTTCCGCACCCGGTCGGTGAGCGGCACCAGCACGCCGGCGTCGGCGTACTCCGGTGTCCAGGTGTTGCCGATCTCGGCGAAACCCGGCGTGGTGCCACCGGCGATGGCCGTCTGGAAACGGTTCTTGGCATCCGCCCAGGCGACCTCCTGGATCGTCACGGTCGCGCCGCCGGTCTTGCGCTCGAACGCACGCGCCAGGTCTGCGTAGAAGCCCTCCATCGGCGGCTGGGGGCCCTTCATCAGCCAGACGGTGATCGAGCCGCGGCTCTCGCCGTAGGTCGGACCGGTCGCACACCCCACGAGGAGAGCGGCCGCTGCGGCCGCTGCGAGAACGGAAAGACGACGACGAATTCTCATGACATCGACGCTAGCGTCCGGAACCGACCGTCTCAACGCTGGTATTTCTCATTGCACGCATTGCGGCCGCACCGGATAGGAGATGAGGCTCCCCCGCCGAACTCGACCAAACGGAGCGGGGCGGGACCAGCAGCGGAGGTGGCTATGCGGCGCCGTCGAACATCGAGGTCACCGAGCCATCGGTGAAGACCTGCTCGATCGCATCGGCGAGGAGGGGGGCGATCGGGAGGACCGTCAGCTTGTCCCAGCGTTTGTGCTCGGGAAGGGGGAGCGTGTCGGTGACCACGACCGAGTCGATGAACTCCGACTGGAGGAGTTCGACGGCCGGATCGCTGAAGACAGCGTGCGTCGCGGCGACGACGACGCCGGTGGCGCCGCTGGCCTTGAGCGCCTCGGCCGCCTTGACGATCGTGCGGCCGGTGTCGATGAGGTCGTCCACGAGCAGGCAGACGCGGCCGCTCACATCGCCGACGATCTCATGCACGGAGACCTGGTTGGGGACCAGCGGATCGCGGCGCTTGTGGATGATCGCGAGCGGGACGCCCAGCTTGTCGCTCCAGATGTCGGCCACGCGCACGCGGCCCATATCGGGCGAGACGACGGTCAGCGTGGACGGGTCGAGCTCGCGGCGCATGTGCTCGAGCAGCACCGGCATGGCGAACAGGTGGTCGACCGGACCGTCGAAGAAGCCCTGGATCTGCGCGGCGTGGAGGTCGACGGACATAATGCGGTCGGCTCCCGCGGCCTTGAACAGGTCGGCCACCAGGCGCGCCGAGATCGGCTCGCGGCCGCGGCCCTTCTTGTCTTGGCGGGCGTAGGGGTAGAAGGGGGCGACCACAGTGATCCGCTTGGCCGAGGCGCGCTTGAGCGCATCCACCATGATCAGCTGCTCCATGAGCCACTCGTTGATCGGGGAGGTGTGCGACTGGATGATGAAGGCGTCGGAGCCGCGGACGCTCTCGTCGAACCGCGCGTAGATCTCGCCGTTGGCGAAGGTGCGGGCGTCCGTCGGGACCAGCTCGCTGCCGAGGCAGGCGGCGATCTGCTGCGCTAGTTCGGGATGAGCGCGCCCCGAGATCAGAACGAGTCGTTTCTGGCCGGTGGCAGTGATCCCTGACACTTACTCTCCGCTCTCTTCCGCAGCATTGCTGGCCTCAGCGGCCCCGTTCCGTTGGGCGGCCCTGGCGGCGTCTGTGCCCGGCCGCCTCTGAGCGACCCAGCCTTCGATGTTCCGTTGCGGCGCGACGGTGACGGCGAGGGAACCCGCCGGCACATCCTTGCGGACCACCGTCCCCGCCCCGGTGTACGCTCCGTCGCCCATCCTAACGGGCGCGACGAACACTGTGTTCGTGGCGACCCGGACGTGCGACCCGATCTCGGTGCGGTGCTTGTTCACGCCATCGTAGTTCGCCGTGATGACGCCCGCGCCGAGGTTGGACTTCTCCCCGACCTCGGCGTCGCCGACGTAGTTGAAATGGGCGAGTTTGGCGCCCGCGCCGATGACAGCGTTCTTGGTCTCCACGAACGTCCCGATCTTCCCGTCCGCGCCGAGCACGGTCCCCGGGCGCAGGTACGCGAACGGCCCGACCGTGGCGGCGGCGCCGATCACGGCGAGCGTGGCGTCGGTGCGCTTCACGGTCGCGCCCGCGCCGACCTCGGTGTCGAGCAGGGTGGTGTCGGGGCCGATCGTCGCCCCCGTCTCGACGGCGGTCGCCCCGCGCAGCTGCGTGCCGGGCAGGAGGGTCACATCCGGG
Above is a genomic segment from Leifsonia xyli subsp. xyli str. CTCB07 containing:
- a CDS encoding ribose-phosphate diphosphokinase; this translates as MSGITATGQKRLVLISGRAHPELAQQIAACLGSELVPTDARTFANGEIYARFDESVRGSDAFIIQSHTSPINEWLMEQLIMVDALKRASAKRITVVAPFYPYARQDKKGRGREPISARLVADLFKAAGADRIMSVDLHAAQIQGFFDGPVDHLFAMPVLLEHMRRELDPSTLTVVSPDMGRVRVADIWSDKLGVPLAIIHKRRDPLVPNQVSVHEIVGDVSGRVCLLVDDLIDTGRTIVKAAEALKASGATGVVVAATHAVFSDPAVELLQSEFIDSVVVTDTLPLPEHKRWDKLTVLPIAPLLADAIEQVFTDGSVTSMFDGAA
- a CDS encoding sugar ABC transporter substrate-binding protein — translated: MRIRRRLSVLAAAAAAALLVGCATGPTYGESRGSITVWLMKGPQPPMEGFYADLARAFERKTGGATVTIQEVAWADAKNRFQTAIAGGTTPGFAEIGNTWTPEYADAGVLVPLTDRVRKAGMEKDMVAGLRESGELDGELYGMPFYTAIRALMYRTDILEGLGLSAPTSWDELVTAAAAITAAHPGLIAFPVPGDAEFSAYPWVWGAGGEVATQAADGTWTSRLDSTESREGLRFYTDLALAHGFSTAGAATWKETDVLDHFAQGETAMAIQGSWTIGSVTSKTPGLAGKIASAPIPGKDGGSHLSVFRTTKHEDLAWQFVELLTSGEYAQKFVEATGFFPAQNSALQKTVAADDPVVAGFAEQPIHGGAAVPVAPTFRAVQAKQTTQSMMQAILSGRKSVADATADAASEMTGLLNGKR